The Corallococcus caeni genomic interval GGCGACCGCGCGCGGCTGGCGCAGATCTTCCGGCAGGCGTCGCTCCAGCTGGACCTGGGACAGCTGGAGAGCCCGCTTCAGACGGGGTTCTTCACGCGGCGGATGCTCGCGGGCGCGGGCATGGAGCGGGCGAGGTCCGACCTCAAGTCTCTGGAGGACGAACTGAAGGCGCGCGGGCTCCATGCGGAGGGCGTGGAGATCGTCTCGCGCCACGTGGCCGCGGCGATGCGCAAGATTGAAGACGCCGCTCGCGCGGAGGTGAAGCGCCAGTCCGAGGCGCGCATCCGCCGCCGCACGGACGCCGTCACGGAGAAGCCGCTGCACCTGCTCACGCAGGCGGAGGTGGACCAGATGGAGGCCGCCGTCCGCACGCTGGCGGAGAAGCTCAAGAGCCGGATGATCCGCAAGCAGCGCTCGCACCGGAGAGGCTCGCTCAACGTGCAGCGCACGCTGCGCCGGAACATGCCGTGGGACGGCGTACCCATGGTGCCCATGTTCCGCACCCGCCGGCCGGAGCGCCCTGAGCTGGTGGTGCTCTGCGACGTGTCCGACTCCGTTCGCAACGCGTCCCGCATGATGCTGCTCTTCATGCACACGCTGCAGTCGCTGTTCGTGCGCGTGCGCTCGTTCGTCTTCGTGTCCGACGTGGGGGAGGTCACCCAGTTCTTCAAGGACCTGGACGTGAGCGAGGCCATCGACGCGGCGACCGCCGGGCGCACCGTGTCCATGAGCGCGAACTCCAACTACGGCCGTGCGCTGGCGGACTTCACGCGCGACCACCTGGGCAGCATCACGCGCCGCACCACCGTGATGATCATTGGCGACGGCCGCAACAACTACAACGCGAGCAACGCCTGGGCCCTGAAGGACCTGAAGCGCAAGGCCAAGCGCGTGCTGTGGATCTGCCCCGAGGACCGGGGCAACTGGGGCATCGGCGACAGCGAGATGCTCACCTACGAGAAGCACTGCACCCAGGCCGTGGTCGTCACCTCCGTGTCGGACCTGGCCCGCATCGCGGAACAGCTCGTCCCCGTCTGAAACCCCCTTCGCTTCACCGCTTCACAGGAGAGCCCCATGGCCCCGTCCTTCTTCGACGACTACCAGGACGTCCCCAACGTGGAGACCGGCCCGGACTTCGACGCCGCCGACGACCGCACGCTGCGCATGGCGTCCCGCCCGGTGGACAAGGCGCTGCTCGACGCGCTGGTCCGCTACCAGGAGACCTTCCTGGCGCACATGGAGGCGGAGGCCAGCCCGGAGGCCATGGCCCGCGCGGCGACGGCGGCGCTGGAGGCCAGCGGCCTGGACGTGAAGGCGGCGGAGTGGGGGAGCGCCGTGCTGCGGGCCTTCGGCGGGCGGCGGTGGACGCTGCAGCGGCTGCGCTCGAAGCTGACGGAGCTGGAGTCCCGCTCCGGGCCGGAGGTGGATGAGGTGAAGAAGCGCGTCCGGGACGAGCTGGTGAAGCAGGAGCGGGAGACGGACGCCCTGGGCCGGCGGTACGGCGCGGAGACGGTGGCCCTGCTCCGGGAGCGCGAGCCGGAGCTCCTGGCCCTGCACACCCGGCTCACGAAGGTCCTCAGCCGGGGATGACCCGGAGTGCCCGCCCGGTTGCATTCCGCGTCCGGGCGTCGCATAACGGCCCGTTTTCCTTCAAGGCCCACCCATGAAGCGCTACTTCATCCACACCTTCGGCTGCCAGATGAACGTCAACGACTCGCTCCGGATGAGCGAGGCGTTGTCGAAGATGTCCTACGTCCCCACGCCGGAGCCGGACAACGCGGACCTCATCATCCTCAACACCTGCTCCATCCGGGAGAAGGCCGAGGACAAGATGCTCTCCGCGCTGGGACGCTACCGCGCCGTGAAGGCCAGCCGGGGCGCCATCCTGGGCGTGGGCGGCTGCGTGGCCCAGCAGGAGAAGGACAAGCTGCTGAAGAAGGTCCCGTACCTGGACTTCGTCTTCGGCCCGGACAACATCGCGAAGCTGCCGGAAGTCATCGCCCGCGTGCAGGACGCCCGCGAGCGCGTGGTGGAGACGGCCTTCGTGGACTCCGAGGAGTACGTCTTCCCGCGCGCCGACGCGGAGACGTCCCGAGGCAAGGTGACCGAGTTCGTCACCGTGATGAAGGGCTGCGACAACGTCTGCTCGTTCTGCATCGTCCCGCACACCCGTGGGCGCGAGGTGAGCCGCAACTTCCCGGACGTGCTCACCGAGGTCGCGGACCTGGCGGGCGTGGGCCTGCGCGAAGTCACCCTCATCGGGCAGAACGTCAACTCGTACCAGGGCGGCATCAGCTTCGCGCAGCTGCTCCTGCGCACCGCGGAGGTGCCGGGCATCGAGCGCGTGCGCTTCACGACGAGCCACCCGCATGACCTGTCGGATGAGCTCATCGAAGCCTTCCGCGTGCAGCCGAAGATCGCCCCGCACTTCCATCTTCCCGTGCAGTGCGGCAGCGACCGCATCCTGAAGATGATGCGCCGCGACTACACCGTCGAGCAGTACATGGAGCGGCTGGAGAAGCTGCGCGCCGCGCGGCCCGGCATCGCCATCACCACGGACATCATCGTGGGCTTCCCCGGAGAGACCGAGGAAGAGTTCGAGATGACGATGCAGCTCACGGAGCGGGTGAAGTACGACAACCAGTTCTCCTTCGTGTACAGCCCGCGCCCCAAGACGGGC includes:
- the miaB gene encoding tRNA (N6-isopentenyl adenosine(37)-C2)-methylthiotransferase MiaB, with the protein product MKRYFIHTFGCQMNVNDSLRMSEALSKMSYVPTPEPDNADLIILNTCSIREKAEDKMLSALGRYRAVKASRGAILGVGGCVAQQEKDKLLKKVPYLDFVFGPDNIAKLPEVIARVQDARERVVETAFVDSEEYVFPRADAETSRGKVTEFVTVMKGCDNVCSFCIVPHTRGREVSRNFPDVLTEVADLAGVGLREVTLIGQNVNSYQGGISFAQLLLRTAEVPGIERVRFTTSHPHDLSDELIEAFRVQPKIAPHFHLPVQCGSDRILKMMRRDYTVEQYMERLEKLRAARPGIAITTDIIVGFPGETEEEFEMTMQLTERVKYDNQFSFVYSPRPKTGAALREKDWGPIPHEVKVARLERLQKLQRRISGEYTQAQVGLDVEVLVEGRSRYDATKRFGRTPENRTVNFEGDAPAGSIVTVHVERATPNQLAGKQVAMLQAPTVAPPPVELPVPLHVPAEA
- a CDS encoding VWA domain-containing protein, which produces MDARIVEFAEVLRQNGVRVSTSEVQDALRATAEVGVQDRALFRSVLRTTLVKRELDVETFRRAFDFFFSGAARTFEAIDKSLAKQLEEEGYLEGDLLKMVIYQMNLLAPEMSPLAQAILAGDRARLAQIFRQASLQLDLGQLESPLQTGFFTRRMLAGAGMERARSDLKSLEDELKARGLHAEGVEIVSRHVAAAMRKIEDAARAEVKRQSEARIRRRTDAVTEKPLHLLTQAEVDQMEAAVRTLAEKLKSRMIRKQRSHRRGSLNVQRTLRRNMPWDGVPMVPMFRTRRPERPELVVLCDVSDSVRNASRMMLLFMHTLQSLFVRVRSFVFVSDVGEVTQFFKDLDVSEAIDAATAGRTVSMSANSNYGRALADFTRDHLGSITRRTTVMIIGDGRNNYNASNAWALKDLKRKAKRVLWICPEDRGNWGIGDSEMLTYEKHCTQAVVVTSVSDLARIAEQLVPV